One Clupea harengus chromosome 11, Ch_v2.0.2, whole genome shotgun sequence DNA window includes the following coding sequences:
- the rorc gene encoding nuclear receptor ROR-alpha A — translation MEKDYPNSPEGYSNDVQTKSENPTPKKTHLTQIEVIPCKICGDKSSGVHYGVITCEGCKGFFRRSQQSSVSYSCSRQSNCPIDRASRNRCQSCRLKKCVAQGMSRDAVKFGRMSKRQRDSLIAEVERHRAQQRLQASSADVQPLPTYCPGKESRDGSPHLLQPLASAYPFPMDPELPRCSPEVHPYLLCPPGEIQTVGLSYRSSQRRGDRIGLTDSRVFNPRQSSPDQGALSMAGTDIGLRPYDPEDPYCHYPTSLLHIEELCASIVRSHRETSQYRVEELQALRWKIFTRDEIQIFHTKSVDKMWELCADRLSDAVQYVVEFAKRLPGFRQIRQNDQINLLKSGSMEVVLVRMSRLFNTENSTVFFDGKFAGTEVFKSLLCSDLITAVFDFAHSMCALRLTEHQVAIFSALVLINPERPGLEDRGRVQRMRKDIELALSHVLHRDNQESLLHRLSQKVAILKALCSLHIEKLHWFKQLYPFTVLNHFPPLYKELFGSESETPPQPPL, via the exons CTCAGATTGAGGTGATCCCCTGTAAGATCTGTGGAGATAAATCATCAGGAGTTCATTATGGAGTCATCACGTGTGAGGGATGTAAG GGCTTTTTCCGGCGTAGCCAGCAGTCCAGTGTGTCCTACTCGTGCTCGCGCCAGAGCAACTGCCCCATCGACCGCGCCAGCCGCAACCGCTGCCAGAGCTGCCGTCTCAAGAAATGTGTGGCCCAGGGCATGAGCCGAgatg cggtGAAGTTCGGCCGCATGTCCAAGCGCCAGAGGGACTCCCTGATAGCCGAGGTGGAGCGGCACCGGGCGCAGCAGCGTCTCCAAGCCAGCTCCGCCGACGTCCAGCCCTTGCCCACCTACTGCCCGGGCAAAGAGTCGCGCGACGGGTCGCCTCATCTGCTCCAGCCCCTGGCTTCGGCCTACCCCTTCCCCATGGACCCCGAACTGCCGCGCTGTTCCCCAGAGGTGCACCCGTACCTGTTGTGCCCTCCGGGCGAGATCCAGACTGTGGGTCTGTCCTACCGAAGCTCCCAGAGGAGGGGAGACCGCATTGGACTCACTGACAGCAGGG tctttAACCCCAGGCAGTCCTCTCCAGACCAAGGAGCTTTGAGCATGGCTGGGACTGACATAGGGCTGCGTCCGTACGATCCAGAGGACCCCTACTGTCATTACCCTACCTCACTGCTGCACATAG aggagcTGTGTGCAAGCATAGTGCGTTCTCACAGAGAGACCTCTCAGTACCgtgtggaggagctgcaggcCCTGCGCTGGAAGATCTTCACCAGAGATGAGATCCAGATCTTCCACACCAAG TCCGTCGATAAGATGTGGGAGCTTTGTGCTGATAGGCTGAGTGATGCTGTGCAGTATGTAGTTGAGTTTGCCAAAAGGTTGCCAGGGTTTCGCCAGATCCGTCAGAACGACCAGATCAATCTGCTCAAGAGTG gCTCAATGGAGGTTGTTCTTGTCAGGATGAGCAGACTGTTCAACACAGAGAACAGCACCGTTTTCTTTGATGGAAAATTCGCCGGAACCGAAGTTTTCAAATCCCTCT TATGTTCTGACCTGATAACGGCCGTGTTCGACTTCGCTCATAGCATGTGTGCATTGAGGCTGACTGAACACCAGGTGGCGATCTTCAGTGCACTGGTGCTCATTAACCCTG aacgcCCAGGTCTTGAGGACAGAGGGCGAGTgcagaggatgaggaaggaTATTGAGCTGGCACTGAGTCACGTCCTCCACAGAGACAACCAGGAGAGTCTGCTGCACAGG CTGTCCCAGAAGGTGGCGATACTGAAGGCCCTATGCTCGCTCCACATTGAGAAGCTGCACTGGTTCAAGCAACTGTACCCTTTCACCGTTCTCAACCACTTCCCTCCGCTGTACAAGGAGCTGTTCGGATCCGAATCAGAGACGCCCCCTCAGCCGCCACTCTGA
- the LOC105901667 gene encoding natterin-3-like has protein sequence MLWLQSEFALKDSKMELADFMILCLLLHGPHHAKSQENPTISKEPDRGPLDPNLKEVKPLNASVDLVADTVDLETPGETTNLRWIPADRRGNKQTIPLNAFSIYNSYTSREEYVCRPRDTCALGFMTEARGFYCYYSLRGHQLLTNNFQFLQNRKNYELLEWRPGQNGSVPKYSIKNCEHNFVGRNKYGLGNVHSVMKVFYLPWEGKEYWYQEYEVLTVNRDPYHLHVSQISYDTKKVNVSTYPSEELMESICMTNNNSKEIVKEVYMQTTHEKENFWEPSLSMPHMLSTNFSAKIPEIVLGRGNGSRGSGAKVWSGYKFRENVTLTLHHTTVIQPGLCCKVKMLGKKTEVTMPFWAQVTKIYLNGTTHKAAVAGNYRSKEMGGIGGESGACVPVETKNVTTERSQPNKPIKPTGAVSTLSPGLGSYAILALSLTAFRVAVY, from the exons ATGCTGTGGCTACAATCAGAATTCGCCTTGAAGGATTCGAAA ATGGAGCTAGCAGACTTTATGATCCTGTGTCTTCTGCTGCACGGGCCACATCATGCGAAGTCACAGGAGAACCCCACCATTTCAAAGGAACCAGACC GTGGTCCCCTGGATCCTAATCTGAAGGAAGTCAAACCTTTGAACGCCTCTGTAGATCTGGTGGCTGATACTGTGGACCTTGAGACCCCAGGTGAGACAACAAACCTGCGCTGGATCCCTGCAGACAGACGAGGCAACAAACAAACGATCCCCCTCAATGCATTCAGCATATACAACAGCTACACATCTCGAGAGGAATATGTCTGCAGACCCCGGGATACCTGTGCTTTGGGCTTTATGACTGAGGCGAGAGGCTTCTACTGCTATTATTCACTGCGTGGCCACCAGCTTCTGACTAACAATTTCCAGTTTTTGCAAAACAGGAAGAACTATGAGTTGCTTGAGTGGAGACCGGGCCAAAACGGAAGTGTGCCAAAATACAGCATTAAAAACTGCGAGCATAACTTTGTAGGGAGGAACAAATATGGCCTGGGCAATGTGCACTCCGTGATGAAAGTTTTCTACCTCCCCTGGGAAGGCAAAGAATACTGGTATCAGGAATACGAAGTGTTGACCGTTAATCGCGACCCGTACCACCTGCATGTCTCCCAAATCTCCTATGACACGAAGAAGGTTAATGTAAGCACTTATCCGTCTGAAGAGTTAATGGAGTCCATTTGCAtgaccaacaacaacagcaaggaAATAGTCAAGGAGGTGTACATGCAGACGACGCATGAAAAAGAGAACTTTTGGGAACCTAGTCTCAGTATGCCACACATGCTGTCCACTAACTTCTCAGCCAAAATTCCAGAAATTGTCTTGGGAAGGGGAAACGGCTCCAGGGGGTCAGGCGCGAAGGTGTGGAGTGGGTACAAGTTCAGAGAAAACGTCACTCTCACTCTGCATCACACAACTGTTATCCAACCCGGTCTCTGCTGTAAGGTGAAGATGCTGGGCAAGAAGACGGAGGTCACTATGCCCTTCTGGGCGCAGGTCACCAAGATCTACCTGAACGGGACGACACACAAAGCAGCAGTGGCGGGCAACTATAGGAGCAAGGAAATGGGAGGAATCGGAGGAGAGTCTGGCGCCTGTGTGCCAGTCGAGACAAAGAATGTCACCACAGAGCGCAGCCAGCCCAACAAACCTATAAAACCAACAGGAGCTGTTAGCACATTATCCCCTGGGCTGGGTTCCTATGCCATCCTTGCACTTAGCTTGACAGCTTTTCGTGTGGCGGTATACTAA